Genomic DNA from Candidatus Nitrosopumilus koreensis AR1:
TGTCATCTGACTCTAAAATTGTCCCCATCGGGTTTATTTCGTATTTGAGGTTCTCGATTTTTTGAATCGATTCTATTGCCTTTGCAATGTAAAAACTGGCGCTGGTTGTTCTGGTAGCTATTGGATAGATGCTAATCTCTGCATGAATCAACTTATTTTCTGTGTTTAATTGGGATTAAAAAGTTTGAATCACTCTGCAGGTTTCTTTTCTGTTCTTTTTGCACTGCCTTTTCTGCGCCTTGCTCCAAAACTTATCAAAACCAACAAGAATCCTACGCCAATTAGCAATCCATACAGTAACTGTAATGCCTGATTCTCGTCTTCAGCTACCATCAAGTCAATAATCTCTTCTTCCGTCATTCCAGCTTGTCCTGTAGGTGGCTCACCTGTTGTCAATCCTATTATGATTCCTGCAGCAATCATGACAATGCCTCCTGCAAAAATTTTCTTGTCAATTAGTACCAATTTGACATTGTTTTGCATCTATCGTATATTAGGAAATTGGTTTTTGTTTTTATTTGAAATAGTTTGATCTAAAATCCTTCTGGTGGCTTTTGTACAAATACGTTGCAGACAAGTGCATCTGTTTTTTTGTCTCTGTATTGAACATTGCATGAAACAAATTTTCCTTTCAGTGCTCTTTCTAAATCCTCTTTTGTCTTTTCTTCGTATTGTGGTTGTTGTGGATCGTCAATCTTGCTCATGATTATTTTTTCTGTCTTGCCATACTCCTCTTTGTTGTCTTTTCTGACATGACTTACAAGCAACTCAAATGCGTTGTTAGTCAAAATTCCCACAACCGGACCGCCTATTCCGTCACCCATTGATTCTAAATTTTTTTTGTTCTATAATTACTTGATGAACTGTTCCCTCTCTGTTTTATATACTGAAATTCGTTTAGTTTTTCATTTTAGAAATGTTGTTTGGCAATCTCCAGTTCAACGTCTGTCAAACAAAATTTCAGGTAGTGGTCATTTGTAATCATTCACAAGACAATATCAAAAATCAATCAAACAGGCATTAAATTTTTTAAAAAATCAAAATTATGATAGTCTAATCTAAAAAAATAAAAAAATGGGTTTAGGCTATACAGAGTTCTATTACTCTATGGATAGCTATTGTTCCTGAATTTGTAATTGATCCATTACACAAGTTGAGTATGTTTCCCCAGTTGGTGATTGTGTTACTATTAGAAAACAATCCTTCATTTAGAATTGTATCAAAATTCATAACCGGACCACTGTTGGTGAATGTGCCTGATGTCATGATGGTGCCGCTGTTGACCAAGTTCAAAGAGTTGGTAAATGTGCCACTACTAATTAGTACGCCATCTATTCCTACTTTGATAGTACCGGATGTCGTAATTACACCAGTGCTTGTCAATTGACCTTCATTTTTTATAACACCTGTTGGGCCGTTAGTAATTGTTCCAGATGATGTTAGTTCACCAAGGTTCTTGAAAGGACCGCTATTTGTTATTGTACCTTTAGTGCTATCAATAACACCATTATTGGTAAATTCACCAGATGTTGTAATTACACCGCCACTTGCAATGAGGATTGTTCCATGGTTTACTATAACACCACTACTAGTGACGCTACCAATGCTAAAAGTGGTATCTGCACCGATAACTAGTTTATCAGTTGGGCCAATCACAAGAGTTCCAACTACACATGTTGAAGTAGCAGAGCTCCATGATCCGCCTATTGCTGGAGCATTACAAGATATTTTATCATGGACAGTAGAGACTACTGCTGATGCGTCTTGACCAGTAAAGGCTAAAACAGAAACTAATGCAACTAATACAGGAAGTATTAGAATTTGCTTTGTATTTGTCATTGTATGTTTTATGAAATTTATTGTATTAACTCACGCTGACATGAATGTTGGTTTGATGTACATATTTGATGGTATAGCAGACAAATATGTACGTATATTGAATGTTAACTAATTTTTGAAATTATTTTTGCAAAGTCTATGCCAGTACTAGTCAGAGAAATATTGATTTTGTTATCCTCAATTACAGACTCAACAAGACCCTTTTTCTCCATCCATACAATATGTTTTGCAAGTCGTGCATAGTTTAGTTTGGTATCAAGGGCTAGCTGCGTTTTTCCTTCAGATGGATTTTCTTTCATAAATTTTACTATGCGCATAAGAGTTTTCATGCTTGGATCAAAAGTTGGCACAAGAGATTTGGTTTTCAGAATTTCTACTACTTTAGGATTGATGGTTTTACTCAATATGTGCTCAATTATAATGCAAAACCACTGTTCATAAGTATGCCTCTTCATACAGGCAGGGACTAATTCCCTCTGCGATTTGTTTGGCAATATCGCTTGGTTTACCGTCTTAGAATTTGTAATGCAAGACATACCACTATAACGTAAAATTTCTCAAATGGTATTTGATTACTAGTTACAATCGATTATCTGACCTATCTGTTATCTAGTCACTTTTTAGATAAGAATCAATCATTTACTATCCCAAAAGTATCAAAAAGAGTTTAGAATCTAGTCGTCAGATTCTTCAAATTCTTCGTCTTGTTCATACCCATCTTTTAGTTCTAGTTGATGGTCTTCTTCTTTCATTTCTTCTTGTTCAGCTTTTTTCCATTCTTTTTCTTTGTCTTCAGACATGAATTACAAAATACGTTTCTGGCATATTAACAAATTCTCTATTTTCAGTTTTGAGACTATAAGGATCATTGATTTTCAAAGAATTTACCATTAACCTAGTTCATTTTTAATAGTACTGATTTTTAGAGGCAATACAAGGAAATTTTGTACTTATTTTGTGGCAATACTTAGCTCAAAGTCTGGAACAAGCCCCTTCTCTTTTGCCATCTCGAATACTTTTCTTATTGATTCTTCACCTGCATCGCCCATGTTGACTGT
This window encodes:
- a CDS encoding winged helix-turn-helix domain-containing protein, with amino-acid sequence MSKTINPKVVEILKTKSLVPTFDPSMKTLMRIVKFMKENPSEGKTQLALDTKLNYARLAKHIVWMEKKGLVESVIEDNKINISLTSTGIDFAKIISKIS